Proteins encoded within one genomic window of Brachybacterium sp. P6-10-X1:
- a CDS encoding VOC family protein encodes MEQRLSFITLAVADLDRSRTFYVDGLGWEPIFTGGDVLMLPIADRLILSLWSLEGFTAEVGEAPASGVAPITLAHNVAAPAEVDAVLAEVAALGAPVSAGRHREWGGYSGYFSDPDGFRWEVAVNPGVTGAFVLPHVSSTTTPQG; translated from the coding sequence ATGGAACAGCGCCTCAGCTTCATCACGCTCGCCGTTGCCGACCTGGACCGAAGTCGAACCTTCTACGTCGACGGGCTCGGGTGGGAGCCGATCTTCACTGGCGGTGACGTCCTCATGCTGCCGATTGCTGATCGGCTGATCCTGTCGCTTTGGTCCTTGGAAGGCTTCACCGCGGAAGTCGGTGAAGCACCAGCATCTGGTGTGGCGCCCATCACTCTCGCGCACAACGTCGCGGCGCCTGCCGAGGTCGACGCCGTGCTGGCCGAGGTGGCGGCGCTGGGCGCACCGGTGAGCGCCGGCCGTCACCGTGAGTGGGGCGGATACTCGGGATACTTCTCCGATCCCGATGGGTTCCGATGGGAGGTCGCGGTCAACCCTGGCGTGACCGGTGCTTTTGTGC
- a CDS encoding dihydrodipicolinate synthase family protein, translating into MSDPFRGLSAFPLTPMSEDQVDEGAFVGLIERIVAAGADSIAALGSTGSYAYLSGAERSRVARLAVETAGSVPVIVGVGALRTSQVLSNVDAAEEVGASAVLLAPVSYQPLTDDDVFELFHTVSERASLPVIVYDNPGTTRFRFTMELYARVAELPGIASIKIPWVSADSREASEHVASIRDSIPDHVTIGVSGDAFGAAALNAGCDAWYSVIAGTLPEPALTITRLAQSGHADKAIAASKQLGPLWDLFAEFGGSLRVVAAIAEHLGLAPRRCLPLPIQGLNGQQRARVASVIDQLQLS; encoded by the coding sequence ATGAGCGATCCGTTCCGGGGCCTGAGTGCCTTCCCCTTGACGCCCATGTCTGAGGATCAGGTAGATGAGGGGGCCTTCGTCGGCTTGATCGAGCGCATCGTGGCGGCAGGTGCTGACTCGATCGCTGCGCTGGGATCGACTGGTTCTTATGCCTACCTCAGCGGTGCTGAGAGGAGCAGAGTCGCGCGGCTTGCGGTGGAGACCGCCGGTTCCGTGCCGGTGATCGTCGGGGTGGGTGCCCTAAGGACTTCCCAGGTGTTGAGCAACGTCGACGCCGCGGAGGAGGTGGGTGCATCAGCCGTCCTCCTCGCTCCGGTGAGCTATCAGCCCCTGACCGATGATGACGTGTTCGAGCTGTTCCACACCGTCTCGGAACGCGCTTCGCTACCGGTGATCGTCTACGACAACCCCGGCACAACCCGTTTCCGCTTCACCATGGAGCTCTACGCGCGCGTTGCAGAGCTGCCGGGCATCGCGTCTATCAAAATTCCATGGGTGTCTGCAGATTCGCGCGAGGCATCCGAGCATGTCGCCAGCATCAGGGATTCGATCCCGGATCACGTGACGATCGGCGTTTCCGGCGACGCCTTCGGTGCAGCCGCGCTGAACGCCGGCTGCGATGCTTGGTACTCGGTCATTGCCGGCACGCTGCCTGAACCGGCGCTGACGATCACGCGTCTGGCGCAGTCGGGCCACGCGGACAAGGCCATCGCCGCCTCGAAGCAGCTCGGACCGCTGTGGGATCTGTTCGCGGAGTTCGGGGGCAGCCTGCGTGTTGTAGCCGCGATCGCGGAGCACCTCGGGCTCGCGCCCCGCCGGTGCCTGCCCCTTCCTATACAGGGGTTGAACGGCCAGCAACGAGCCCGCGTCGCCTCCGTAATCGATCAGCTCCAGCTCTCGTGA